The proteins below come from a single Dermatophilaceae bacterium Soc4.6 genomic window:
- a CDS encoding FAD-binding oxidoreductase, whose translation MPHPGRLTTPAEHEAATATVLAQYAALPADRPVRLAKRTSNLFRARAATTGPGLDVSSFDRTIDVDPVTLTARVQGMTTYEHLVDATLAQGCMPLVVPQLRTITIGGAVTGLGIESSSFRNGLPHESVLEIEILTGDGEVVRATPDGEHTDLFHAFPNSYGSLGYALSLTIEVERVHPYVALEHVRFHDLTSATDAIAAIMREQAWQGEPVDFLDGVVFSDDEVYLTLGRWADTLADAPDGVPSDYTGSKIFYRSLRERTHDLLTVRDYLWRWDTDWFWCSRAFGAQHPVVRRLWPKSKLRSDVYWKIVAFENRHQVAARVDARRGRLPRERVVQDVEIPLEHTAEFVDWFLREVPIEPLWLCPVQLRPRPGPPQPGTTGSPDQRAASSTQWPLYPMGVGQPYVNVGFWSTVPIEPGRADGDTNRGIEAEVTRLGGHKSLYSDAYYDEDTFAELYGGSDYALVKKRYDPRGRLPTLYDKAVRAR comes from the coding sequence GTGCCCCATCCCGGACGACTGACCACACCCGCCGAGCACGAGGCGGCCACGGCGACGGTGCTCGCGCAGTATGCCGCGCTGCCGGCCGACCGGCCCGTGCGCCTGGCCAAGCGCACGTCCAACCTGTTCCGGGCGCGCGCAGCCACCACCGGGCCGGGGCTCGACGTCTCGTCCTTCGACCGCACCATCGACGTCGACCCGGTCACCCTGACGGCGCGGGTGCAGGGCATGACGACCTACGAGCACCTGGTCGACGCCACGCTGGCCCAGGGGTGCATGCCCCTGGTCGTGCCGCAGCTGCGCACCATCACCATCGGTGGCGCGGTCACGGGTCTGGGCATCGAGTCGTCGTCCTTCCGCAACGGACTGCCGCACGAGTCGGTGCTCGAGATCGAGATCCTCACCGGTGACGGCGAGGTGGTGCGGGCGACCCCTGACGGCGAGCACACCGACCTCTTCCACGCCTTCCCCAACTCCTACGGCTCCCTCGGGTACGCCCTGAGCCTGACGATCGAGGTCGAGCGCGTCCACCCCTACGTCGCCCTGGAGCACGTGCGCTTCCACGACCTCACCTCAGCGACCGACGCCATCGCCGCGATCATGCGCGAGCAGGCCTGGCAGGGTGAGCCCGTCGACTTCCTCGACGGTGTGGTCTTCAGCGACGACGAGGTCTACCTGACCCTCGGGCGGTGGGCCGACACGCTGGCGGATGCCCCCGACGGCGTGCCCAGCGACTACACGGGCAGCAAGATCTTCTACCGGTCGCTGCGAGAGCGCACCCACGACCTGCTGACCGTCCGCGACTACCTCTGGCGCTGGGACACCGACTGGTTCTGGTGCTCGCGGGCGTTCGGCGCCCAGCACCCCGTCGTGCGGCGGCTGTGGCCCAAGAGCAAGCTGCGCTCCGACGTCTACTGGAAGATCGTCGCCTTCGAGAACCGGCACCAGGTGGCGGCCCGCGTCGACGCGCGGCGCGGCCGCCTGCCGCGCGAGCGCGTGGTGCAGGACGTCGAGATCCCGCTCGAGCACACGGCCGAGTTCGTCGACTGGTTCCTGCGCGAGGTGCCGATCGAGCCGCTGTGGCTGTGCCCCGTGCAGCTGCGCCCGCGACCCGGGCCGCCGCAGCCCGGCACCACCGGGTCACCCGACCAGCGCGCCGCAAGCAGCACGCAGTGGCCGCTCTACCCCATGGGGGTCGGTCAGCCCTACGTCAACGTCGGCTTCTGGTCGACCGTGCCGATCGAGCCGGGCCGGGCCGACGGCGACACCAACCGCGGCATCGAGGCCGAGGTCACGCGCCTCGGGGGGCACAAGTCGCTCTACTCCGACGCGTACTACGACGAGGACACCTTCGCCGAGCTCTACGGCGGCAGCGACTACGCCCTGGTCAAGAAGCGCTACGACCCCCGGGGCCGGTTGCCCACCCTCTATGACAAGGCCGTGCGGGCCCGCTGA
- a CDS encoding o-succinylbenzoate synthase produces the protein MTVPPRPELPELPELLATLRVVSIPLRVRFRGLEHREAAFIQGPAGWGEFAPFLEYAAPEASRWLASAIESAYAGWPAPLRTSVPVNATVPAVPADAVAAVLARYDGCRTAKVKVAELGQTLDDDVTRVAAVREVMGPDAALRVDANGGWSVSAAVTAIRALAAHGLEYVEQPCATVEELIELRKTLRDRHIDVLVAADESVRKADDPIRVARLGAADLVVVKVAPLGGVRAALDIAQRCGLPTVVSSAIDTSVGIAAGAALAAALPGLPHACGLGTVSLLADDVVRRPLVPVGGEIAVGAPEVDEEALARLAAPPEREQWWRQRVAAAHAVLAG, from the coding sequence ATGACGGTCCCACCTCGGCCCGAGCTGCCCGAGCTGCCCGAGCTGCTCGCGACGCTGCGGGTGGTGAGCATCCCTCTGCGCGTGCGCTTCCGCGGCCTGGAGCACCGCGAGGCGGCGTTCATCCAGGGCCCCGCGGGCTGGGGTGAGTTCGCTCCCTTCCTCGAGTACGCCGCCCCCGAGGCCTCGCGCTGGCTCGCCTCGGCGATCGAGAGCGCGTATGCCGGGTGGCCAGCCCCGCTGCGCACCTCCGTCCCGGTCAACGCGACCGTCCCTGCGGTGCCCGCCGACGCGGTCGCCGCCGTGCTCGCGCGCTACGACGGCTGTCGCACCGCCAAGGTGAAGGTGGCCGAACTCGGGCAGACGCTCGACGACGACGTCACCCGGGTCGCCGCGGTCCGTGAGGTCATGGGCCCTGACGCCGCACTGCGCGTCGACGCCAACGGGGGATGGTCGGTGAGTGCCGCAGTCACGGCCATCCGGGCTCTGGCCGCCCACGGGCTCGAATACGTCGAGCAGCCGTGTGCCACGGTGGAGGAGCTCATCGAACTGCGAAAGACGCTGCGCGACAGGCATATCGACGTGCTGGTCGCCGCAGACGAGTCGGTGCGCAAGGCCGATGACCCGATCCGCGTCGCCCGGCTCGGCGCCGCAGACCTCGTGGTGGTCAAGGTGGCGCCGCTGGGAGGGGTGCGGGCGGCCCTCGACATCGCGCAGCGCTGCGGTCTGCCCACGGTGGTCTCCTCGGCCATCGACACGAGTGTCGGCATCGCCGCCGGCGCAGCCCTCGCGGCGGCGCTGCCCGGGCTGCCCCACGCCTGCGGCCTTGGCACCGTCTCGCTGCTCGCCGACGACGTCGTCAGGCGGCCCCTGGTGCCGGTCGGCGGTGAGATCGCGGTCGGCGCACCCGAGGTCGACGAGGAGGCGCTGGCTCGGCTCGCTGCCCCACCGGAGCGTGAGCAGTGGTGGCGCCAGCGGGTGGCCGCCGCCCATGCCGTGCTCGCAGGATGA
- a CDS encoding NUDIX domain-containing protein: MPTPDFVLALREKVGTAPLWLSGAAAVVIRDREGGSEEVLLVERADNGDWTPVTGIIDPGEEPAVTAERECLEEACVVARAERLVWVSAGPPLTYANGDVSQYLDLVFRCSWVSGEPRVGDDESTQARWWPLDDLPALTPRNAARIAHAVTNAPSAAFDR, encoded by the coding sequence ATGCCGACTCCCGACTTCGTCCTGGCCCTGCGGGAGAAGGTCGGCACCGCGCCGCTCTGGCTCTCGGGCGCTGCCGCTGTCGTCATCCGCGATCGCGAGGGCGGGAGCGAGGAGGTGCTGCTGGTCGAGCGCGCCGACAACGGGGACTGGACCCCCGTGACCGGCATCATCGACCCGGGCGAGGAGCCGGCCGTCACCGCCGAGCGGGAGTGCCTCGAGGAGGCCTGCGTCGTGGCCCGGGCCGAGCGCCTGGTCTGGGTGAGCGCCGGCCCACCGCTCACCTACGCCAACGGTGACGTCTCGCAGTATCTCGACCTCGTCTTCCGGTGCTCGTGGGTGTCCGGCGAGCCGCGGGTGGGCGACGACGAGTCGACCCAGGCCCGCTGGTGGCCCCTCGACGACCTGCCCGCGCTGACGCCCCGCAACGCCGCCCGCATCGCGCACGCCGTCACCAACGCCCCGTCCGCGGCCTTCGACCGATGA
- a CDS encoding class I SAM-dependent methyltransferase gives MTMTVAQAFTALFGPSALVRFTAFDGSATGPEDAPWRIDLLSERGLNYLLTAPGSLGVVRAYLMDDLVVDPLDEADPYEALRFIEDELSMRRPSAADAAALARFVKEHRPWLPELPPQETPGQLRRIARGLQHGRRRDAEAIHHHYDVSNRFYEMLLGESMTYTCACYPTQEATLEEAQFEKYDLVCRKLGLQPGMRLLDVGCGWGGMVRHAVKHYGVTAVGATLSAEQASWAQARFEAEGLSGRARVLHSDYRDITETGFDAISSIGLTEHIGPSNYAAYFAFLHDRLADGGRLLNHCITRPDNRAPGLPARGFINRYVFPDGGLTGSGDIARVMEDTGFEVRHQENLREHYAMTCRDWCRNLAKHWDECVEEVGLGTARVWGLYLAGSSLGFELNRIQLHQVLASKTSSAGVSGFSLRPTWGS, from the coding sequence ATGACGATGACCGTGGCGCAGGCCTTCACTGCCCTCTTCGGCCCCTCCGCCCTGGTGCGGTTCACCGCCTTCGACGGCTCGGCGACTGGTCCCGAGGATGCCCCTTGGCGCATCGACCTGCTCAGCGAGCGAGGGCTCAACTACCTTCTCACCGCGCCCGGTTCGCTCGGGGTGGTCAGGGCCTACCTCATGGACGACCTCGTGGTCGACCCGCTCGACGAGGCCGACCCCTACGAGGCCCTGCGGTTCATCGAGGACGAGCTGTCGATGCGGCGGCCGAGCGCCGCGGACGCCGCGGCCCTCGCCCGCTTCGTCAAGGAGCACCGCCCGTGGCTGCCCGAGCTGCCGCCGCAGGAGACGCCCGGCCAGCTGCGACGCATCGCGCGAGGGCTGCAGCACGGGCGGCGACGTGACGCCGAGGCGATCCACCACCACTATGACGTCTCCAACCGCTTCTACGAGATGCTCCTCGGCGAGTCGATGACCTACACCTGCGCGTGCTACCCCACGCAGGAGGCGACCCTCGAGGAGGCGCAGTTCGAGAAGTACGACCTCGTCTGCCGCAAGCTCGGCCTCCAGCCGGGCATGCGACTGCTCGACGTGGGCTGCGGCTGGGGCGGGATGGTGCGGCACGCCGTGAAGCACTACGGCGTGACGGCAGTGGGGGCGACCCTCTCGGCCGAGCAGGCGTCCTGGGCCCAGGCGCGCTTCGAGGCCGAGGGTCTGTCGGGCCGGGCGCGAGTGCTGCACAGCGACTACCGCGACATCACCGAGACCGGCTTCGACGCCATCTCGTCGATCGGTCTCACCGAGCACATCGGGCCGAGCAACTACGCCGCCTACTTCGCCTTCCTGCACGACCGGCTCGCCGACGGTGGGCGCCTGCTCAACCACTGCATCACCCGTCCCGACAACCGCGCCCCGGGCCTGCCGGCGCGCGGCTTCATCAACCGCTACGTCTTCCCCGACGGCGGCCTGACGGGCTCGGGAGACATCGCGCGGGTCATGGAGGACACCGGGTTCGAGGTACGTCACCAGGAGAACCTGCGCGAGCACTACGCCATGACCTGCCGCGACTGGTGCCGCAACCTCGCCAAGCACTGGGACGAGTGCGTCGAGGAGGTCGGCCTGGGCACCGCCCGGGTCTGGGGCCTCTACCTCGCCGGCTCGTCACTCGGGTTCGAGCTCAACAGGATCCAGCTGCACCAGGTGCTGGCCAGCAAGACCAGCAGCGCTGGCGTCAGCGGGTTCTCGCTGCGTCCGACCTGGGGCAGCTGA